Proteins encoded by one window of Hymenobacter sp. J193:
- a CDS encoding carboxylesterase family protein, protein MCSSKVWGLSGLLLLGSLWPGRSNAQTSTTNDLRQHRVRIASGLLEGEAGTAGIHVFKGVPFAAPPVGELRWRAPQPAASWTGVRPARIFGFKPMQLTVYGDMNSRAAGMAEDCLYLNVWTPARSSRERLPVLVYFYGGWVRGR, encoded by the coding sequence TTGTGCTCATCTAAGGTGTGGGGGTTGAGTGGCTTGTTGCTACTTGGCAGCCTGTGGCCCGGGAGATCCAACGCCCAGACATCCACGACGAACGACCTGCGTCAGCACCGGGTGCGGATAGCTTCCGGTCTGCTCGAAGGCGAAGCCGGGACGGCGGGCATCCACGTTTTTAAGGGCGTACCGTTTGCCGCCCCGCCCGTGGGCGAGTTGCGCTGGCGGGCACCACAGCCCGCCGCCAGCTGGACAGGGGTGCGACCAGCCCGTATATTTGGCTTCAAGCCCATGCAGCTGACCGTGTACGGCGACATGAATTCCCGCGCCGCCGGTATGGCTGAAGACTGCCTCTACCTGAACGTCTGGACGCCGGCGCGCAGCAGTAGGGAGCGGCTGCCGGTGCTGGTGTACTTCTACGGGGGGTGGGTACGTGGCCGGTGA